Sequence from the Candidatus Methylomirabilota bacterium genome:
TTTTCCTGGCGGAGTACGCGAACATGTTTGTGGTCTGCGCCATTGCCACCACCGTGTTTCTCGGTGGATGGCAAGGACCGTTCTTGCCCGGCTGGGTGTGGTTTCTAATCAAGACATTTTTCCTCCTCTTCGTAATGATCTGGCTGCGATGGACGCTGACCAGGGTGCGGGTAGACCAACTGATGCACGTCGCCTGGAAGGTCCTCCTCCCCCTGGCCTTTTTGAATCTAGGGGTAACCGGGCTGGCCACACTATTCCTTTAAGGAGTGGGGTGCAAGATGCGGCAATATCTGCGTGATGTGGTGCTGGGTTTCTGGAGCATCATCCTTTCGATGAAGATCACGCTCCGGTATCTGTTTACCCGGGCCGTGACGGTCCAGTACCCTGAGGAAAAGCGGCAGCTTCCCACCCGGGCTTTGACCCAACACGTCCTGACCATCGATCTCGACTCGAAGGAGCTCAAGTGCACCGCCTGCGACATGTGTGCCCGGATCTGTCCTGCCAACTGCATCCACCTGGAGGGAGAGGGAAAGGGGAAGGCACGCCGGCCCAAGTGGTTCATCATCGACCACAACCTTTGCATGTACTGCAACCTCTGTGTCGAGGTCTGCC
This genomic interval carries:
- a CDS encoding NADH-quinone oxidoreductase subunit I — protein: MRQYLRDVVLGFWSIILSMKITLRYLFTRAVTVQYPEEKRQLPTRALTQHVLTIDLDSKELKCTACDMCARICPANCIHLEGEGKGKARRPKWFIIDHNLCMYCNLCVEVCPFDAISMWTGKYELGGFSRTNLVYDMDTMHADGFYPTIMTPRPPAGAAGKPSAAAGAAKQDRKG